From Nicotiana tabacum cultivar K326 chromosome 22, ASM71507v2, whole genome shotgun sequence, one genomic window encodes:
- the LOC107820908 gene encoding myricetin 7/4'-O-methyltransferase 2 — protein MAKNENIRADLEQLLQAEAQTWDYILSFVRPSCIRCAVELRIPDILRKHGIMTISDLVASLPNLNPSKISFLPVLMRILVHSGLLNYQKEVDSYSFTTAGSLLIENEPFSKRSHFLFSQNPVITLKPFSSLSHWLQDDLPTAFDTTYGKSMWDYCADEPKFGSIFNDAMASDSKLFSHLFINSEQCKHVFEGLTSLVDVGGGTGTLAMAIANAFPRLNCIVFDLPHVIGDRKGITTGNLEFVAGSMFDNIPYANAILLKFILHNWSDEDCVKLLKKCRESIPSKEKGGKVMVIDIVIEDYSSNNINEQLVQVQHFMDVIMRISYGAKERTKTEWEKLFLDAGFSDYKITANFGMRSLIEIYP, from the exons ATGGCAAAGAACGAGAACATTCGCGCTGATCTTGAGCAGCTCCTACAAGCTGAAGCTCAAACATGGGACTACATTTTGAGTTTCGTGCGTCCTTCTTGTATAAGATGTGCAGTTGAACTACGAATTCCTGATATTCTTCGCAAACATGGGATTATGACAATTTCTGACCTTGTTGCGTCTCTACCTAATCTGAACCCTTCTAAAATTTCCTTTCTCCCCGTTTTAATGCGAATTTTAGTTCATTCTGGCCTTCTCAATTACCAAAAAGAGGTAGATAGCTATTCCTTCACAACTGCTGGCTCTCTCCTCATAGAAAATGAACCTTTTAGCAAGAGGTCACATTTCCTTTTTAGCCAAAATCCTGTTATTACGTTAAAGCCATTTTCTTCCTTGAGCCATTGGTTACAAGATGATCTTCCCACTGCTTTTGACACAACGTACGGGAAATCCATGTGGGATTATTGCGCTGACGAGCCAAAATTTGGTAGTATTTTTAATGATGCAATGGCTAGTGATTCTAAATTGTTTTCCCATTTGTTCATTAATTCTGAGCAGTGTAAGCATGTTTTTGAGGGTTTAACGTCGTTGGTAGATGTTGGAGGTGGCACTGGAACTTTGGCTATGGCTATAGCTaatgcttttccaagattgaatTGCATTGTGTTTGATCTCCCTCATGTCATTGGTGATCGAAAGGGAATAACGACTGGGAACTTGGAGTTTGTTGCTGGGAGTATGTTTGATAACATTCCTTATGCTAATGCAATCTTACTCAAG TTTATTTTGCACAACTGGAGTGACGAAGACTGTGTGAAGTTACTGAAGAAATGCAGAGAGTCAATTCCAAGTAAAGAGAAGGGAGGGAAAGTGATGGTCATAGACATAGTAATAGAGGATTATTCGAGCAATAATATTAATGAGCAGCTTGTTCAAGTACAGCATTTCATGGACGTTATCATGAGGATTAGTTACGGTGCCAAAGAGAGAACTAAGACGGAATGGGAAAAGCTTTTCCTAGATGCTGGTTTTAGTGACTATAAAATAACAGCCAATTTTGGCATGAGGTCTCTAATTGAAATCTATCCTTAA